One part of the Ornithodoros turicata isolate Travis chromosome 2, ASM3712646v1, whole genome shotgun sequence genome encodes these proteins:
- the LOC135383124 gene encoding uncharacterized protein LOC135383124 yields MPTEDSDQGYMGATGGQPLSFDEVKRTGAQTYQVSHLCTNCAAMHAENNALRLRVAKLERQNGVLQKKPASMDCQKPIFWQSSPQLSQSFPHHDQPFRIPGSSWPWFFMVLMKLRLHTPFQDLAYRFHVTPKTLRKAFDVWLRHPSQIAKELVAFPRKLREAGSRIKTLSTFQGCDASSIAVKCVLQDQQTWRRSRKPGAITSNIAR; encoded by the exons ATGCCAACCGAAGATTCCGATCAAGGGTACATGGGTGCTACAGGAGGCCAACCATTATCTTTTGATGAGGTGAAAAGGACCG GTGCACAGACATATCAAGTATCGCACCTGTGCACCAACTGTGctgcaatgcatgcagaaaacaACGCGCTGCGACTACGGGTGGCAAAGCTGGAGCGTCAAAATGGTGTGCTTCAGAAGAAACCGGCAAGCATG GACTGTCAAAAGCCCATTTTTTGGCAATCCTCACCACAGTTATCCCAGTCATTCCCACACCACGATCAACCTTTTCGTATCCCTGGCTCTTCATGGCCCTGGTTCTTCATGGTTCTCATGAAGCTCAGGCTGCACACACCGTTCCAGGACCTAGCATATCGCTTCCATGTTACACCCAAGACTTTACGGAAGGCTTTCGATGTATGGCTGAGACACCCCTCACAGATAGCAAAAGAGCTAGTGGCTTTCCCCCGGAAGTTGCGAGAAGCTGGGTCGCGGATAAAGACACTCTCCACTTTCCAAGGCTGCGATGCATCATCGATTGCAGTGAAGTGTGTATTGCAAG ACCAACAAACTTGGAGACGCAGTAGGAAACCTGGAGCAATTACAAGCAACATTGCACGTTGA